Proteins encoded together in one Sphingomonas radiodurans window:
- the rpsG gene encoding 30S ribosomal protein S7, translated as MARRRRPEKREILPDPVYGDEVLSKFMNSVMMDGKKSVAEGIVYSALTTVEARAKREPIGVFHDALNNIKPGIEVRSRRVGGATYQVPVEVRPERAQALAIRWLITAARGRSENTMDARLSGELLDASNNRGNAVKKREDTHRMAEANRAFSHYRW; from the coding sequence ATGGCTCGTCGTCGTCGTCCCGAAAAGCGGGAAATCCTGCCTGATCCCGTCTACGGGGATGAGGTTCTGTCGAAGTTCATGAACTCCGTGATGATGGACGGAAAGAAGTCCGTCGCGGAAGGCATCGTCTATTCCGCGCTGACCACTGTCGAGGCCCGCGCCAAGCGCGAGCCGATCGGCGTGTTTCACGACGCGCTGAACAACATTAAGCCGGGCATCGAAGTCCGTTCGCGCCGCGTTGGCGGTGCGACGTACCAGGTGCCGGTAGAGGTTCGTCCGGAGCGCGCGCAGGCGCTCGCGATCCGCTGGCTGATCACCGCCGCGCGCGGTCGCAGCGAGAACACGATGGATGCGCGTCTGTCGGGCGAGCTGCTCGACGCGTCAAACAACCGCGGCAACGCGGTGAAGAAGCGCGAAGACACGCACCGCATGGCCGAAGCGAACCGCGCGTTCAGCCACTATCGCTGGTAA
- the rpsL gene encoding 30S ribosomal protein S12, producing the protein MPTINQLVRKGRDPQKAKSKVPAMEQNPQKRGVCTRVYTTTPKKPNSALRKVAKVRLTNQREVISYIPGEGHNLQEHSVVLIRGGRVRDLPGVRYHVLRGVLDTQGVKDRRQSRSKYGAKRPK; encoded by the coding sequence ATGCCGACGATTAACCAGCTGGTCCGCAAGGGCCGCGATCCGCAGAAGGCCAAGTCAAAGGTCCCTGCGATGGAACAGAACCCGCAGAAGCGCGGCGTGTGTACGCGTGTTTACACGACGACCCCGAAGAAGCCGAACTCGGCATTGCGCAAGGTGGCCAAGGTTCGCCTGACCAACCAGCGCGAAGTCATCAGCTACATCCCGGGTGAAGGCCACAACCTGCAGGAGCACTCGGTGGTGCTGATCCGCGGCGGTCGCGTTCGCGACCTTCCCGGTGTGCGTTACCACGTACTGCGCGGCGTGCTCGACACACAGGGTGTGAAGGACCGTCGTCAGTCCCGTTCCAAGTACGGCGCCAAGCGTCCGAAGTAA